A single window of Brevundimonas vitisensis DNA harbors:
- a CDS encoding PaaI family thioesterase — MSALLDTIPYARFLGLVGEQDAKGQLRVTMPFQDRLIGDPLLPALHGGSTAAMLELTAVAQVAVLYPRLRLPRPINVSVVYLRSGRPLDVVAEATINKAGRRVAHVVAQAWQEDPDQPIATLSAHFLMDEDAS; from the coding sequence ATGAGCGCCCTTCTCGATACCATCCCCTATGCCCGGTTCCTGGGTCTTGTCGGCGAACAGGATGCTAAAGGCCAGCTGCGGGTCACCATGCCGTTCCAGGATCGCCTGATCGGCGATCCGCTGCTGCCGGCGCTTCATGGCGGCTCGACGGCCGCCATGCTGGAACTGACCGCCGTGGCCCAGGTGGCGGTGCTTTATCCGCGATTGAGACTGCCCCGACCGATCAATGTCAGTGTTGTCTATCTGCGCTCTGGCCGCCCTCTTGATGTCGTTGCCGAGGCGACGATCAACAAGGCCGGTCGCCGCGTGGCCCATGTGGTCGCCCAGGCGTGGCAGGAGGATCCCGATCAGCCGATCGCGACGCTGAGTGCGCATTTCCTGATGGATGAAGACGCGTCATAG
- a CDS encoding PaaI family thioesterase: MTSSALASVLPQLASGSAHTHALGFAFEGVEGDRVRLRVPYRADLVGDPETGVLSGGLVTALLDHVGGLAVWVALDAFKPIATLDLRVDYMRAAEPGRDLIAEARCYRLTRSIAFVRAWAFEDSPDDPVAAAQSAYVVTDPADRRIGRNLTPREGSRAG, from the coding sequence ATGACATCTTCCGCCCTTGCCTCCGTCCTGCCCCAACTCGCCTCGGGGTCCGCCCATACCCATGCCCTGGGCTTTGCCTTCGAGGGCGTGGAGGGTGACCGGGTGCGGCTCAGGGTGCCCTATCGCGCCGATCTGGTCGGCGATCCGGAAACGGGCGTGCTGTCCGGCGGACTGGTCACCGCCCTATTGGACCACGTCGGCGGCCTGGCGGTCTGGGTGGCCCTGGATGCGTTCAAGCCGATCGCGACCCTGGACCTGAGGGTCGACTACATGCGGGCGGCGGAACCCGGGCGGGATCTGATCGCGGAGGCGCGCTGCTATCGCCTGACGCGGTCGATCGCCTTTGTGCGAGCCTGGGCTTTTGAGGACAGTCCCGACGACCCGGTCGCCGCAGCCCAGTCCGCCTATGTCGTGACGGACCCGGCCGATCGCCGGATCGGGCGGAATCTGACCCCGCGCGAGGGGAGCCGCGCCGGATGA
- a CDS encoding ligase-associated DNA damage response exonuclease gives MIRPEDLLHPTVAGLYCSPGDFYVDPVRPVDRAVITHGHADHARVGHGAVLATPQTLAIMEERYGENFTERRQASAYGETASHNGVEIRLIPAGHVLGSAQAVISWQGLTMTVSGDYKRRRDPTCVPFEPAPCHVFISEATFGLPVFTHPPDAEEIGRLVQSLGQFPHRAHLVGAYALGKAQRVIRLLREAGWDRPIYVHGAMERLNRLYQREGIDLGPLLPASGLGKDALGGEVVVAPPSAIQDRWARRFADPVTAFASGWMGVRARARQRGVELPLIISDHADWTELTDTFTELAADEYWITHGREEGLLRWCEINGRKGRALRLVGYDEEDDEAAGSDPGPEKAG, from the coding sequence ATGATCCGTCCCGAAGACCTGCTGCATCCCACCGTTGCCGGCCTCTATTGTTCGCCGGGGGATTTCTATGTTGACCCGGTCAGGCCCGTCGACCGTGCGGTCATCACCCACGGTCACGCCGATCACGCCCGTGTCGGCCACGGCGCGGTGCTGGCCACCCCCCAGACCCTGGCCATCATGGAGGAACGCTACGGCGAAAACTTCACCGAGCGGCGTCAGGCCTCAGCCTATGGTGAAACCGCTTCGCACAACGGGGTGGAAATCAGACTGATCCCGGCGGGCCATGTCCTGGGATCGGCTCAGGCGGTCATCTCCTGGCAGGGCCTCACGATGACCGTCTCGGGCGATTACAAGCGCAGGCGCGATCCGACGTGCGTCCCGTTCGAACCCGCCCCCTGCCATGTCTTCATTTCGGAGGCGACCTTTGGCCTGCCGGTCTTCACCCATCCACCCGATGCCGAGGAGATCGGTCGACTGGTCCAGTCGCTGGGCCAGTTTCCGCATCGGGCGCACCTGGTCGGGGCATATGCTCTGGGCAAGGCCCAGCGGGTGATCCGCCTGTTGCGCGAGGCAGGCTGGGACCGGCCGATCTATGTTCACGGCGCAATGGAAAGGCTGAACCGCCTCTATCAGCGCGAGGGGATCGACCTGGGGCCCCTGCTCCCCGCGTCTGGTCTGGGGAAGGATGCTCTGGGGGGAGAGGTCGTGGTGGCCCCGCCGTCCGCGATACAGGACCGCTGGGCCCGCCGCTTCGCCGATCCGGTGACGGCCTTTGCCTCGGGCTGGATGGGCGTGCGTGCGCGGGCGCGTCAACGCGGCGTCGAACTGCCGTTGATCATCTCGGACCACGCCGACTGGACCGAACTGACGGACACCTTCACCGAATTGGCCGCCGACGAATACTGGATCACCCACGGTCGCGAGGAAGGCTTGCTGCGCTGGTGCGAAATCAATGGCCGAAAGGGCCGCGCGCTTCGCCTGGTCGGCTACGACGAAGAAGACGACGAGGCGGCCGGTTCGGACCCAGGTCCGGAAAAAGCAGGCTGA
- a CDS encoding response regulator, translated as MGLIERNAFLLKIAGPFGHALYANRPVTKLMDAEPAIVEAGIEIDAFCDIMLKGGPSALMRGFIVTRGGRYWGVGTAVSLLQASNDRQRRQNQELAEQARVLSDTRTQALASARAKSQFLAIMSHELRTPMNGVLAVAELLRRQPLNAASHAHVQTIVDSSESLIRILQDALDLSRAEAGELELSPEPVGLRALMDDVQAMWAPRASQDNVTLMVGYEGDTELAAQVDGVRLKQVFNNLIGNALKFARNGMVEASLRAWGEGNDVHIQARVRDDGPGVEADRVDVIFEPFVHGSGPDGAGLGLAICRQVMDRMGGSIWAENNAGRGATFAFDLVAPRATLEADASSNVASLSDLDLQSSPHILIVDDNATNRVVAQALCEMFGCTSETAEDGVDALEAVQDRPFDLILMDIKMPRMDGVQATKAIRALTGPARDIPIIALTANADPEDAKAYLATGMAAVVEKPIKPERLRMAMNAALAEVVVEPATTLATRAA; from the coding sequence GTGGGTCTTATCGAAAGAAACGCCTTCCTGCTGAAGATCGCCGGTCCGTTCGGCCACGCCCTCTATGCCAATCGGCCGGTCACCAAGTTGATGGATGCGGAGCCGGCGATCGTCGAGGCCGGCATCGAGATCGACGCCTTCTGCGACATCATGCTGAAGGGCGGTCCCAGCGCCCTGATGCGCGGCTTCATCGTCACGCGGGGCGGCCGCTACTGGGGCGTCGGCACGGCAGTTTCGCTGCTGCAGGCCTCGAACGACCGGCAGCGCCGCCAGAACCAGGAACTGGCCGAGCAGGCCCGTGTCCTGAGCGACACCCGCACCCAGGCCCTGGCCTCGGCTCGCGCCAAGAGCCAATTCCTCGCCATCATGAGCCACGAGCTGCGGACGCCCATGAATGGCGTCCTGGCCGTTGCGGAGCTGCTGCGTCGCCAGCCGCTGAACGCCGCCTCGCACGCCCATGTCCAGACCATCGTGGATTCCTCCGAAAGCCTGATCCGGATCCTCCAGGATGCGCTCGATCTCTCTCGGGCCGAGGCGGGAGAGCTGGAACTCAGCCCCGAGCCCGTCGGACTGCGTGCCCTGATGGACGACGTTCAGGCCATGTGGGCTCCGCGCGCGTCCCAGGACAACGTCACCCTGATGGTCGGCTATGAGGGCGACACCGAACTGGCCGCACAAGTCGACGGCGTCCGCCTGAAGCAGGTGTTCAACAACCTGATCGGCAATGCCCTGAAATTTGCCCGCAACGGCATGGTCGAAGCCAGCCTGCGTGCCTGGGGCGAAGGCAATGACGTCCACATCCAAGCGCGCGTCCGCGACGACGGCCCCGGGGTTGAAGCCGACCGGGTCGATGTGATCTTCGAGCCTTTCGTCCATGGATCGGGTCCCGACGGGGCGGGTCTGGGCCTGGCCATCTGCCGCCAGGTCATGGATCGGATGGGTGGAAGCATCTGGGCCGAAAACAATGCAGGGCGGGGCGCCACGTTTGCCTTTGACCTGGTGGCGCCGCGCGCAACGCTGGAGGCTGATGCCAGCTCCAACGTCGCATCGCTGTCCGACCTCGACCTGCAATCCAGCCCGCATATCCTGATCGTTGACGACAATGCGACCAACCGCGTGGTGGCTCAGGCCCTGTGCGAAATGTTCGGCTGCACCTCCGAGACGGCAGAAGACGGCGTCGACGCCCTTGAGGCTGTGCAGGACCGGCCGTTTGATCTGATCCTGATGGACATCAAGATGCCGCGCATGGACGGCGTCCAGGCAACCAAGGCCATTCGCGCACTGACCGGCCCGGCGCGCGACATTCCGATCATCGCCCTGACCGCGAATGCCGACCCCGAAGATGCCAAAGCCTATCTGGCGACCGGTATGGCCGCCGTGGTCGAAAAGCCGATCAAGCCGGAGCGCCTGCGCATGGCCATGAATGCCGCCCTGGCCGAGGTCGTCGTCGAGCCTGCGACCACATTGGCCACCCGCGCCGCCTGA
- the queC gene encoding 7-cyano-7-deazaguanine synthase QueC has protein sequence MSDTRNDLLPVSALVLFSGGQDSATCLAWALNRFARVETVGFDYGQRHAVEMQARIAVRDGMADVLPLLADRLGPDHVVDLTGYGRISESALTSDRAIGMDARGLPSTFVPGRNLIFLTAAAALADRRGLEVLVGGMCETDYSGYPDCRRQTLDALSTALSLGLDKPVPIETPLMWLTKAQTWALADDLGGSELVELIVEESHTCYLGERSQRYAWGYGCGHCPACELRAQGYEAWRAGQ, from the coding sequence ATGAGCGATACCCGAAACGATCTTCTGCCGGTCTCCGCCCTCGTCCTGTTTTCGGGCGGGCAGGACAGCGCCACCTGCCTGGCCTGGGCGCTGAACCGTTTCGCGCGGGTCGAGACCGTCGGTTTCGACTATGGCCAGAGGCACGCGGTAGAGATGCAGGCGCGCATCGCGGTGCGCGATGGCATGGCAGATGTCCTGCCCTTACTGGCCGACCGGCTGGGACCGGATCACGTCGTGGATCTGACAGGCTATGGCCGGATTTCCGAAAGCGCCCTGACGAGCGATCGCGCCATCGGAATGGATGCGCGCGGCCTGCCGAGCACCTTCGTGCCGGGCCGCAACCTGATCTTTCTGACCGCCGCCGCCGCATTGGCCGACCGGCGCGGGCTGGAGGTTCTGGTCGGCGGCATGTGCGAGACCGACTATTCCGGCTATCCCGATTGCCGACGCCAGACGCTGGATGCCCTGTCCACGGCGCTCAGTCTGGGCCTGGATAAGCCCGTGCCGATCGAAACGCCGCTGATGTGGCTCACCAAGGCCCAGACCTGGGCCCTTGCCGACGATCTGGGCGGGTCCGAACTGGTCGAGTTGATCGTCGAGGAAAGCCACACCTGTTACCTGGGCGAACGCTCTCAGCGATACGCCTGGGGCTATGGATGCGGCCACTGCCCCGCCTGCGAACTGCGGGCCCAGGGCTATGAAGCCTGGCGGGCCGGTCAATGA
- the queE gene encoding 7-carboxy-7-deazaguanine synthase, whose protein sequence is MTYSVKETFLTIQGEGGQAGRPAVFLRFAGCNLWSGRDQDRAQAVCTFCDTDFVGTDGDGGGKFLSAQALADHVAGLWIGRPGDPKLVVCTGGEPLLQLDKDLIETLHGHGFQIAVETNGTVAAPEGLDWICVSPKADAPVLQTTGQELKLVFPQSQAMPERFEHLAFERFWLQPMDGPEREANTAAALAYCLSHPQWRLSVQTHKYIGVR, encoded by the coding sequence ATGACCTATTCGGTCAAGGAAACCTTCCTGACCATCCAGGGAGAAGGCGGCCAGGCCGGGCGACCCGCCGTCTTCCTGCGGTTCGCGGGATGCAATCTGTGGAGCGGTCGCGACCAGGACCGGGCGCAGGCCGTCTGCACCTTCTGTGACACCGACTTCGTTGGCACCGATGGCGATGGCGGGGGAAAATTCCTGTCGGCCCAGGCTCTGGCCGATCATGTCGCGGGTCTCTGGATCGGACGGCCGGGCGATCCAAAGCTGGTCGTGTGCACCGGCGGCGAGCCGCTTCTTCAGCTGGACAAGGACTTGATCGAAACCCTGCATGGCCATGGCTTCCAGATCGCGGTCGAAACCAACGGCACCGTGGCGGCCCCCGAAGGGCTGGACTGGATATGCGTCAGTCCAAAGGCCGACGCCCCGGTTCTTCAGACGACCGGCCAGGAATTGAAGCTGGTCTTTCCCCAGAGCCAGGCGATGCCCGAGCGGTTCGAGCACCTGGCCTTCGAGCGGTTCTGGCTGCAGCCCATGGACGGCCCGGAGCGCGAGGCCAACACCGCCGCCGCCCTCGCCTACTGCCTTTCGCACCCTCAATGGCGCCTCAGCGTCCAGACTCACAAATACATCGGCGTTCGCTAG
- a CDS encoding 6-pyruvoyl trahydropterin synthase family protein: protein MTQFEITKAATFDAAHHFPNEPEGSPYRRMHGHSFQVEATVRGEALDPVHGWVADLGALDTALKTAAARLDHGLLNDHEGLEAPSLERLCLWFVAQLQPDWPGLCRITVARPTIHERCTLTL from the coding sequence ATGACCCAGTTCGAAATCACCAAGGCGGCCACCTTCGATGCGGCCCATCATTTTCCGAATGAGCCGGAAGGCAGCCCCTATCGCCGGATGCATGGGCATTCGTTCCAGGTCGAGGCCACGGTTCGCGGCGAAGCGCTTGATCCGGTGCATGGTTGGGTGGCCGACCTCGGGGCGCTGGACACCGCGCTGAAGACGGCTGCCGCCCGACTGGATCATGGCCTGCTGAACGATCACGAAGGGCTGGAGGCCCCCAGTCTGGAACGGCTGTGCCTGTGGTTCGTCGCTCAGCTGCAGCCGGACTGGCCCGGCCTGTGCCGCATCACCGTGGCGCGCCCGACGATCCACGAGCGCTGCACCCTGACGCTGTAA